CTCTCCGTCGCTAGGCAGCGGCGTGCCGCGAGGCGACCACGCCAGATTGATTGAAGCGCCCGATCAATATCGTCGTCCCGGTGAGTTCATCGCCAGCATTAAGTCAACGCTCGCCATGATGGAGCAGGACGGCATCCGGCCGGCGGCGCTGTTGGTGGATACCCTTTTTTCCAGCGATGGGGTGTTCTGCGCCCCGGAAGGCGAGATGGCCCAGGCCGCGGCGCTTGTGCGTCAGGCGGGCGGGTTGTTTATCGCCGATGAGGTTCAGCCGGGCTTTGGGCGTACCGGGGAGACGATGTGGGGGTTTGCCCGGCATGGCGTCGTGCCCGATCTGGTGAGTCTGGGCAAACCGATGGGGAATGGTCATCCGATAGCCGGTCTGGTCGGTCGTTCAGCGCTGTTTGATGCGTTTGGCCGCGACGTGCGCTACTTCAACACCTTCGGTGGCAATCCGGTATCCTGTCAGGCGGCGCATGCCGTGCTGCGGGTGATTCGGGAAGAGCAATTGCGACAGAATGCACGGCGCGTTGGCGGTTATCTACAGCGGGGGTTAGTTCAACTGGCGCGGGAGTTTCCATTGTTGGGCGATATACGCGCCTACGGCCTTTTCATTGGCGCGGAACTGGTGACGGATCGTGAGCGAAAACGGCCAGCCACTGCGCTGACGGCGAAAGTGGTTAATGCGATGCGTCAGCGAGGCGTGCTGATCGGCGCCACCGGCCCCGCAGCCAATATACTGAAGATACGCCCGCCGCTGGTCTTCAGAGAAGAACACGCTGATGTGTTTCTGAATACCCTGAACGATGTGCTGAAATTATCGGCGATACAGAATTACTCTCCGGCAACCTCCTAAATTAAGGCGAGAGGCGCAAGTCGGGGTAGTGCTATTGCGTGCGCGGGAATTGCCGTCCCGCCGCCGCACACGCCCGGCAAAGCGTGCTCAATCGTGGCCGCTTGACTTAAAGTTTGTGGCGGAACGGGGCTGCTGCGCGGCATCTTCAGCTTCAGACGCTTTTACGCCGGCCGCTTCAGTCTCTTTACCCTCAGTCGGCTTAGTGGCTTTCACGCCAATCGGTTCAGCCTCTTCGACGCCAAAGCCAGAGGCTGAGAGGCCTTTTTGTACAATAAACTTCTGTTTGTCAGTTGGGGAGAGGTTCAACAGAGAAAAATCCGACGTTGATTCCATTTCAATAATTTCACTTTTTTTATTGCCTTCCATTTGACGTAAAACCCGGTAAACCTGCGCCACGGCTTGCAGGGTTTCTCGGGGAATGTAATGACCTTCCGGCGTGGAGCGATAAAGCGTCCGGGTCAGCCAGATAAAACGAACGATGGGGATTTCGGCCTTTTTTGCCTGTTCGATAAACTGTCTGGCCTGCTGATCCTCGGCTTTACACACGATGCGGGGTAAGGGCGTTTTGCCCGGCCGATAGTAAAGCGCTACCGCATAGTGGGTAGGGTTAACCAATAACATATCGGCGTCTTCTACTCGTCCTTTAGGACGCTCCGTCACTGGCTTGTTCAGCAACTCCTGCGCCACCGATTTGCGGTGGCCTTTCATATGCGGATCGCCTTCGGAATTCTTGTGCTCGCTACGTAAATCCTCGTGACTCATGCGCTGTTGCTTGAGGAAAAAGTATTTTTGCAGGCCGAAATCCATCACCGAGAGCACCAGTAGTGCGGTGAGCGTGGTGCGGGAGATACGGGCCAACAGGTCTTTCACGCCGTGCCAAAAGCCGTCCAAATCGCCGTAGGCCAACTCGACTAACGATTCTAACTCCGGCACCACGACTTTGTAGAAAATGGTGCCGATGACGATCGCTTTTAAAATGTTGGTCACCATTTCCGTCAGCTTGCGCATGGAAAACATCTGTTTGATCTGATTAATCGGATTTAACCGGTTCAGATCGAGCTTTAACGCTTCTGTCGCAAACAGCGGGCCGTACTGAATCCAACCGCCGGCGATACGCAGAAACACGGCCACCGCTACCCCGATCAGGCAGAACAACCCAGCCAGCGTGATAGCATCATGAAATATTTCCTTAACCGCCAGACCAAATGGCTCGTCAAGCCGCTGCAACGGGAGTTGCATCAACGCCTGTAACTTGTCCATAGTAGTATCCGCCAGCGCCAGTACGCACTCGATCAGACCCGCGCAGATCAGCAGCTTGGGAACGTCCTGGCTTTGCCCGACTTCGCCTTTGCGTCGCGCATCTTGAAGTTTTTTTGGGGTGGGTTTTTCCGTTTTTTCACTCATCGGCGATCACCTGTTAGTGAGCTGACTGGCGAAAAATGAGCGGAAAGAGGTGTTTCAAATCAGGCAGCGCCAGTATTTTTTGCTCGACCAGATAGTGCAGAACCGGCAGGTAGACGATAAAAAACGCCATACCGACCAGACATTTGGCCGGCATAGATAACACGAACACCTGCAATTGCGGGCTGTAGAGACTGAGCAGGGAAATACTGAACTCCAGCAGCAGTAGCAGTGCGACCAGCGGGCCGGCATAGACCACCAGGTTGGTGAAGGTGTCGGCCAGCAATTTCAGGTAAATTTCAAATCCGATTTCGCCAGGCGCGGGAAGCCAGTCGAGTGCGGGCCACAGGCGGTAACTGTCCCATATCAGTTGCGTCAGCCCGGTAATCCCGAGGCTAATGATCAGCAACAGGATAATCAGTTGCTTAATCAGATGGCCAAGCGGCGTACTGTCCGCCCCCAACGCCGGGTTGAGCTGGCCGCCCATCAGCGCGCCACGCTGGTTGTCGAACAGCGCGCCCACCGATTCAAACAACCAGAACGGCATTGCCAGTATCAGGGCGATGATTAGCCCGACGATGGCCTCCTTTAGCAAAAGCCCCGGCAGTATCGGCCATGTGAGCGGCCTTAACAGCAACTGCTGCTGGATAACCGGCGCTTGCAATAGCGTCAGGGAGATGACCACCGAATTGCGCAGCATGCCTTTAAGCACATTGAGCGAAAACGCCGGCACCAGAATAAAACAGGGATAAATGCGCGCGATCCCCAGCGTGATGGCAATAATAAAGTCATAAACATGCTGAATGGTGGAGATCATGTGCGCGCTCCTCAGACCCCGGTATGTTGAATCATGTTAAAAGCGGAGATCGCCAACTGCATCAGTTCGACGCCAATCCAGCGGCCGGAGAGCGCCAGCGCCAGCCCGACGGAAATCAACTTGACGGCGAACGGCAGCGTTTGATCCTGCAATTGCATGACGGCCTGCAATAGCGAGATTAAAACGCCGACAATTACGGCGACCAGCAGCGGCGGGGCGGAAAGCAACACCACCATCACCATGCCCTGTCGGAAAAGCGTGATTATCTCCATGCCATCCTCACAAATAACTGTAGAAAAGGCCGTCCAGCAGACGCGTCCAGCCGTTAATCAGCACGAACAGCAGCAGCTTGAGCGGCAGGGAAAGCGTCATTGGGGCGACCATTTGCATCCCCAGCGCCAACAGGACATTCGAGACGATCAGATCGATGACAATAAACGGGATGTAGATCAGAAACCCTATTTTGAACCCCGCTTGCAGTTCGGATAGCACGAAGGCTGGGATCACCAGCAGCAAGTTTTGCGTATTGACCTTATCCGACATGGAAGCAGGCCACATGCGCAGGCTGTTTTCGTGCAAATGGGTAAGAATATCCGGGTCGGTGTTGCGCGACATAAACGTTTGCAGGGGCGTGAGCGCATAGGCGGCGCTTTCCTGTAGCCCCGTAATATCGGTCATATCCAGCGGATTTTCCTTAACGCGGGTTGACATGTCTTGAAACACCGGGGCCATGACGAAAATGGTGGCGGCGAGGGCAATCCCATACAGCGCCATATTGGGCGGCACCTGTTGCACGCCGATGGCGTTGCGTGTGATTAGCAGCACGATGGAAATCTTCAGGAAACAGGTGCAGACAATCATCATGAGCGGGATCAACGATAACGCGCCTAAAAACAGCGCGAACATCAACGGATCGAATCCTCCCGATGTCATTGTCCCGACTCCTGCATCGCCGCAGCGCTGTCCAGCCCGCTTAGCCGCCGGGTGATCTGTAATCCCAGTTTACCTTCCACATCAACCAGTTCGCCTTGCGCCAGCGGCAGGTCGCCGTGATACAGCCATGCTTCGCCCGGCACGATGTGGCTTAACGTCAACACGGCGCCCGGCGCCAGCCGTTGCAGCGTCGGTAATGTCAAGGTGACGTTGCCGCACCGGACATGCAAGGCGAGCGGCAGCGGCGGCAGCGGAGAGGCGTTGTCAGATGGCGTGCCCGTGATGTCGTCGTCGGTAATGTCAGCGTAATTTTCTGGTGCCGGATCGTCAAAAGCAGTGTTCACAGGAGCGCTCTCCATGTCGGTGACGGTAAATTGATAAGGGGCAACGCCATTCAGTTGCAAGGTGCCGTGCAGATACCACGGCGGCAGAACCAGCGTTCCCTGGCCTGAAGGTAAAAAATAGGGCTGGTTTGGCAGAATCAGATCGCCGGGGCGAAGGCGCCGCAGCGCTTCCGGGGTCAATGCCATATCCGCCAGAATCAGCGGCGCGGTTACGGTGAATGACGGCGGAATGGCGATGTAGTCGTTCCGCCAGCCGGAGATCGACAGCAGCGCCAGCCAGGTGGACGCGGGCGCCACCATCAGGCTGCGGGCGCGGATACCGCCCCAACTGACGGTGAGCCAGGCTGTAACGGTATCCTGATATTCCCCCGGCGCGATACCCGGATGGATTTCTCCCAGCAGTGCGTGGATCGAGGGGCTGAGCAACTGGTTATACAACGTCCAATACCACGCATCGGGCGGCGAGTTGGCGTCATTGACCGGAACCAGCGGGCAATCGGCCAGCAGACTCA
This is a stretch of genomic DNA from Brenneria rubrifaciens. It encodes these proteins:
- a CDS encoding aspartate aminotransferase family protein, whose protein sequence is MTIPYKTLPPNSRPPQTAESDVLLSRRQRVLGSGYRLFYEQPLQVSRGEGVWLFDPHGNRYLDVYNNVASVGHCHPAVVDAMARQSATLNTHTRYLHEAIVDFAEDLLTEFPADLDNVMFTCTGSEANDLALRIARHVTGGSGVLVTRWAYHGVTSALAEVSPSLGSGVPRGDHARLIEAPDQYRRPGEFIASIKSTLAMMEQDGIRPAALLVDTLFSSDGVFCAPEGEMAQAAALVRQAGGLFIADEVQPGFGRTGETMWGFARHGVVPDLVSLGKPMGNGHPIAGLVGRSALFDAFGRDVRYFNTFGGNPVSCQAAHAVLRVIREEQLRQNARRVGGYLQRGLVQLAREFPLLGDIRAYGLFIGAELVTDRERKRPATALTAKVVNAMRQRGVLIGATGPAANILKIRPPLVFREEHADVFLNTLNDVLKLSAIQNYSPATS
- the sctT gene encoding type III secretion system export apparatus subunit SctT; translation: MISTIQHVYDFIIAITLGIARIYPCFILVPAFSLNVLKGMLRNSVVISLTLLQAPVIQQQLLLRPLTWPILPGLLLKEAIVGLIIALILAMPFWLFESVGALFDNQRGALMGGQLNPALGADSTPLGHLIKQLIILLLIISLGITGLTQLIWDSYRLWPALDWLPAPGEIGFEIYLKLLADTFTNLVVYAGPLVALLLLLEFSISLLSLYSPQLQVFVLSMPAKCLVGMAFFIVYLPVLHYLVEQKILALPDLKHLFPLIFRQSAH
- the sctS gene encoding type III secretion system export apparatus subunit SctS translates to MEIITLFRQGMVMVVLLSAPPLLVAVIVGVLISLLQAVMQLQDQTLPFAVKLISVGLALALSGRWIGVELMQLAISAFNMIQHTGV
- the sctR gene encoding type III secretion system export apparatus subunit SctR, coding for MTSGGFDPLMFALFLGALSLIPLMMIVCTCFLKISIVLLITRNAIGVQQVPPNMALYGIALAATIFVMAPVFQDMSTRVKENPLDMTDITGLQESAAYALTPLQTFMSRNTDPDILTHLHENSLRMWPASMSDKVNTQNLLLVIPAFVLSELQAGFKIGFLIYIPFIVIDLIVSNVLLALGMQMVAPMTLSLPLKLLLFVLINGWTRLLDGLFYSYL
- the sctQ gene encoding type III secretion system cytoplasmic ring protein SctQ, which translates into the protein MTIRPLTLTSMRAGQASVRQQLATGVTLPFSRDRQVGTVRLHLAKERQVETLSDWRCDHGAFALADPSPVLSLLADCPLVPVNDANSPPDAWYWTLYNQLLSPSIHALLGEIHPGIAPGEYQDTVTAWLTVSWGGIRARSLMVAPASTWLALLSISGWRNDYIAIPPSFTVTAPLILADMALTPEALRRLRPGDLILPNQPYFLPSGQGTLVLPPWYLHGTLQLNGVAPYQFTVTDMESAPVNTAFDDPAPENYADITDDDITGTPSDNASPLPPLPLALHVRCGNVTLTLPTLQRLAPGAVLTLSHIVPGEAWLYHGDLPLAQGELVDVEGKLGLQITRRLSGLDSAAAMQESGQ